AGAACGTCCAGCGCCAGTCCAGGTACTCGGTGAGGAAGCCGCCCAGGATCAGACCGACCGCACCGCCACCACCGGCGATAGCGCCGTAGATGCCGAACGCCTTGGCGCGCTCCTTGGCGTCGGTGAACATCACGGCCAGCAGGGAGAGCGCGGCGGGCGCGAGCAGGGCACCGAAGACGCCCTGGAGTGCGCGGGCGCCGAACATCATCACCTCGTTGGTGGCGGCGCCGCCGAGCGCGGAGGCCGCGGCGAAACCGCCGAGACCGACCACGAAGGCCTTCTTGCGGCCCCACAGGTCGGCTATCCGGCCACCGAACAGGAGCAGACCGCCGAAGGCGAGGGCGTAGGCCGTGACGACCCACTGCCGGTTGCCGTCGGAGATGCCGAGGTCCTGCTGGGCGGAGGGCAGGGCGATGTTCACGATGGTGGCGTCCAGGACGACCATCAGCTGGGCGAGCGCGATGAAGACGAGCGCTTTCCAGCGGCCGGGATCCGGTTCTGCGGCCGGGGCGCGGAGAGCCTTTGAGGCTGTTTCAGACATGGGGATACCCACTTCGGGACTTCGTGACGGAAAAAGGTGACGAAAGGTGGCGGCTCGTCTGCGGGGGACGGCCGTAAGAACTGCCGTAGGGACTGCCGTTCAGGCGGTCGGGCGGTCAGGGTTCAGACGGGTGGGGCGGCCTGAACTCATCGGCATAGGTCACTCATCGGTATGGGTCACTCATCGGTATGGGTCACCCATCGGTATGGGTCACTCATCGGTACGGGTCACCCATCGGTATAGGTCAGGGTCGGCGCAGGTCCTCCAGAGTCACCGGCGTGCCCGGGAGGCTGGAGGACGCCGGAGCGCGCAACCCGTCCAGGAACAGCTGGAGATGGCGGTGGACGAAGCGGTCGGCGCGGAAGCAGTCCGTACCGGCCGGGGGCCGGCTGAGCTGGGCCACGGCGATCATGACGTCCCCGACGTCCACGTCGGACCGGAGCTGCCCGGCCGTCCTGGCACGGTCCATGACCTCCGCGACCAGTCGCTCGACCCGTTCGCGCGCGGCCTCCAGATCCGGGTGGTGCTTGTCGAACGTGCTGGAGACCATCGGGCACAGCGCGCTGATCCGCTCGTCGGCCGCGGCGTGCACGAAGCGCTCCAGCGCCTCGAACGCGTCGCCGGTCTCGGTGAGCGCGGCCTCGGCGGCGGCGGCCGTACGGTCCATGACGGAGCAGACGACCTCACGGACGAGCGCGTCGCGGTCCGGGAAGTTGCGGTACACCGTGGCATTGCCGACGCCGGCCCGGCGGGCGATCTCGTCGAGCGGCACCTCGGGGCCGTGCTCGACGAACATCTCCCGGGCGGCGGTGACGATCCGCTCCCGGTTGCGCAGGGCGTCGGCGCGAGGCCGGGGCGCCTTGCGCGTGACGGGGCTGGCGGTCTGCACGGCGTACTCCTGATGTCGGTGTTGAAGATGGTTGAAGGTGTGTGGCACTTGACGCTGTCTCGCGGTCCGATCCGGGGAGCGGGTCCCCGTTTCGATCCACACATGGCTAAACGGGGAGTGGGTCCCCGGTATTTCCCGCTCCCGCGGAAATTATTTGTGACCTGGCTCACAATCTCCCGAAACGCCTCGGGACCGCTACTGACGGGAAACCCACGATCGGTCTCTTCCAGCGGGCGTCCCCCCACCTCGCGACGCAGGGTGATCGCAAGGGTGCAGCCGGGAACCGGGAGGCTGCCGTGGCGCGGGAGGTCCCTTGCAGGTCCCTTGCATACAGCCACGGCCCCGGCGCCCCCACCCGGACGGCACGGGTCCGCCCGGCGGCCGGATACCCAGGCGCCGGCTGGCCGCGCTGGCCTGCGTGACCGCCCTGACCTTCACGGTCAGCACCTCGGCCGGAACGGGCCGTCTCTCCCCGGGCACCAGTACGGCGGGCGCGGGCCCGATCACCCTCTCCCACACCGCCGAGCACGGCCCCTGCATGATCCGCGGCGCCCGCGAGGTCCAGATGTCCGAGGGCATCCCCACCTCCACCGGCTACAGCCGCTCCACCGGCACCGTCCGCGCCCTCACCCTGATGGTCGACTTCTCCGACGCCCCCGGCCAGGGCGACGCCCAGGACCGCTACCACGAGTTCTTTCCGCAGACCCGCGAGTGGTTCCGCACCAGCTCCTACGGCCGTCTCGACTACCGCCCCGAGACCCCCATCCCTGGGTGGCTGCGGATGCCGAAGTCCTTCCGGGAGTACGGCATAGAGCGCGGGGCCCCGTTCGACCCCGGCTACCGCGCGCTGGTCCAGGACCTCGTGTCCGCGGCCGACCCGAAGGTGGACTTCCGCGCGTACGACCTGCTGAACGTCCTGGTGACCCCCAACGCCGGCCCCTCCGCCCTGGACACCGTCCTGTCCGTCACCTTCGCCGGCAACCCGGAGGCACCCAGGGCCGACGGCGTACCCGTGGCCAACGCCTCGTTCGTCTACTCCCGCCAGGACGACGGCTCGGGCTCCTACGACCGCACCGGCTACCGCGTCCTCCCCCACGAGAACGGCCACGTCTTCGGCCTGCCCGACCTGTACACCGCGGAGGGCGGGGGCGCGGTCGGCCACTGGGACATCATGAGCGAGGACTGGGGCGCCAACAACGACTTCCTCGGCTGGCACAAGTGGAAGCTGGGCTGGCTCGACGCCGCCCAGGTCCACTGCGCGGCGTCCCGCGGCACCACGGAGTACACCCTGACGCCCCTGGCGCTCGCCGGCGGCTCCAAGCTCGTCTTCGTCCCCCTGGACAGCAGAACCGGCTACGCCCTCGAACTGCGCACCCGCGCCGGCAACGACGAGGCCGTCTGCCGTCCCGGCGTCCTGATCTACAAGGTCGACGCCGAGGTGGACACGGGCATGGGCCCGGTCACCGTCCAGGACGCCCGCCGTGACAGCGGCGGCTGCACGCGCGCGCCGAACGTCCACGCGGAGCTGTCGGACGCGCCGTTCACGCCCGGGGAGACGTTCCGCGACGCGGCGAACGGCATCACGATCGAGGTCGCGGGCGTGGGGGCGGGGGCGGCGGGAGCGGGTGTGGAGGGGGGTTACCGGGTGCGGGTGACGAGGGAGTAGAGGGGAGGGTGGGATCCCCTCCTGGCCGTCGGGCCACCGATTCCGGATTACGGTGGGCCTGCCGCGACCGTCGCGAGCGCCGTACCGGAGAGCCGATGCCAGCGAAGCGCACGCCCGAGACCCCGGAGGGGTCCACCCCACCGGCCGCCGAGAAGGCGCCGCAACGGGTCGGGGAAACGACCGGGTCGACCACGCGGAGGGGTGACCGGGCCGTTGGGACGGCAGTCTCGGGCGCGGAGGGAGGAGCCCCCGCGGAGGCGGTCACTCCCCTGATCCGCGGCATCGCGGTGCTGCGGGAGCTGACGGAGGCGGGCGGCACGCTGAGCCTGAGCGGCCTGGAACGCGCGAGCGGCCTGGCCCGCTCCACGGTCGACCGCATCACGGCCACGCTCGCCCGCATGGGCTACGTCCGTTTCGACGGCCGGGACGTCCACCTGTCCCCCCGCCTGATGGAACTGGGCAACGCCTACATGTCGGCCCTGCGCCTGCCCGCCCTGCTCGCCCCGCATGCGGAGGCCCTGGCCGACGAACTGGACGAGTCGGTCTCCCTGGCGGTCGCCGACCGCGACGGCATCCGCTTCATCCACCAGGCGACCCGCCGCCGCGCGATGTCCCTCAGCTTCCGCATCGGCGACCTGCTCCCCGCTGAACGCACCGCCCCCGGCCCGCTGTTCGCGACCCAGTGGACGGCAGCGGACTGGCAACGCTGGCGTGAGCGCAGGGCGGCGGACCCGAGGGACCTGTCCTTCACGGCCGTACCGCCCCGCACGTACGAAGGGGACGCGGAGGACGACGAGACGTTCGAACACCGCACGCGGGAGGCGTCGACGCACGGCTGGTCGCTGGACGACCAGCTCATCGAGCCGGGCTTGGTGGCGATCTCGGTACCGGTCCGCTCCCCCGGCCCGGGCGGCCGGATCGCGAGCGTGGCGAGCGTGGTCAGCCACACGAGCCGCCACACCGCGCGCAACCTGCGGACGACCCTGCTGCCGAAGTTGCGGTCCGCGGTGCGGGCGATGGAACGCGAACTCCACGCCGCCCCGCCCACCGAGCCCGGCCCGCCCCCGTCGGACCTGGCCCTGTGGACCGGCGCGTCCAAGCAGCAACTGGGCCGCGAGTTCATCGAGTCCCTGGCCCGGGGCCTGACGATCCTCACGGCCTTCGGCGAGGGCAGGCCGGAGCTGACCCTCACGGACGTGTCCCAGGCGACGGGCCTGGCCCGGGCGACGGCCCGCCGGGCCCTGATCACCTACGAGCACCTGGGCCTGGTGGCCGCGGCAGGCCGCACCTTCTCCCTCACCCCCCGGGTCCTCTCCCTCGGCTTCCCTCCCCTGTCCCGCACGTCCCTCCCCGAGATCGCCCAGCCCCACCTGGCCGACCTGACGTCCCGCATCCACGAGTCGACGTCACTGGCGGTGCTGTCGGACTCCGGCGAGGAGATCCAGTACACGGCCCGGGTGTCGACGGCCCGGGTGATGAGCGTGAACATCACGGTCGGCACGCGGCTGCCGGCGTACGCGACGGCACTGGGCAGGGTGCTGCTGGCGGACGCACCCGAGGGAATCCGGGGGGCCGAGGACCTCCCGGCGCTGACGGCCCACACGATCTCTGACAAGCAGACGCTGGCGCAGGCCCTGGCCTCGGTCCGCACGCAGGGCTACGCCCTGGTGGACGAGGAACTGGAAGAGGGCCTCCGCTCGATCGCGGTCCCGATCCGCGACCGCTCGGGCCGGGTGGTGGCGGCCCTGAACACGGCGATGCACGCGAGCCGCCGCACCCCGAGTGAGTGCGTGACGGACCTGGTCCCCGAACTGACGGCCACGGCGGCCCGCATCCAGACAGACCTCCACACAGCGGCCCGCTTCACCCACGTCCCCCTGACCTGACCCCCACACCCGCCCGACCCACATCCGGTACGCTGACGCCTGTGGTCCTCCCAGACCACAGGCACGACGCTGCTCGCGGCGCCACTGCCACTGCCTTCGTAGCTCAGGGGATAGAGCACCGCTCTCCTAAAGCGGGTGTCGCAGGTTCGAATCCTGCCGGGGGCACAGAGAAAACACCTGGCCAGAGGCCCTTCCGTCCGTCGGACGGGAGGGCCTTCGTCCTCGCGGCACACATATGGCACACATGGCTCTGCGGGCAAAGGCGGGGAACTGTGTGAGACGCCCGTGAACGACGAGTTGGGCCGGCGCCGGTACGAGAAGCTGGTCGACCGCTTGGAGGGCCTGATGCGGGCTTCACTGAAACCACGGTAAGGAGATCAAGCCCCCGTCGAGAGCTCGGGACACGAGTCCAGGGCAGTCCGGCATGCGGCCTCCTGCACGTCTGTGTAAGCCAACAGATACAGCACCCGGATGCGGGACGCCGGGTGGGCTTCGAAGTAGCTCACGGTGGCCGCCAGCAGGGTGTCCACCGTACGGCGCAGATCGCTGTTGCCTCCGCCGGTTCCCAGCAATGGCAGGACGACGGAGCGCAGTGGCTCCCCAGCCACAGTGAGCCGGTCAACCTCAGCCAGGATGTTGCGGGCGCACCGCCCCAGGTCCATCACCTGGCGGTATCCGGAGCCGGGTTC
The Streptomyces tuirus genome window above contains:
- a CDS encoding TetR/AcrR family transcriptional regulator, coding for MQTASPVTRKAPRPRADALRNRERIVTAAREMFVEHGPEVPLDEIARRAGVGNATVYRNFPDRDALVREVVCSVMDRTAAAAEAALTETGDAFEALERFVHAAADERISALCPMVSSTFDKHHPDLEAARERVERLVAEVMDRARTAGQLRSDVDVGDVMIAVAQLSRPPAGTDCFRADRFVHRHLQLFLDGLRAPASSSLPGTPVTLEDLRRP
- a CDS encoding M6 family metalloprotease domain-containing protein encodes the protein MQPRPRRPHPDGTGPPGGRIPRRRLAALACVTALTFTVSTSAGTGRLSPGTSTAGAGPITLSHTAEHGPCMIRGAREVQMSEGIPTSTGYSRSTGTVRALTLMVDFSDAPGQGDAQDRYHEFFPQTREWFRTSSYGRLDYRPETPIPGWLRMPKSFREYGIERGAPFDPGYRALVQDLVSAADPKVDFRAYDLLNVLVTPNAGPSALDTVLSVTFAGNPEAPRADGVPVANASFVYSRQDDGSGSYDRTGYRVLPHENGHVFGLPDLYTAEGGGAVGHWDIMSEDWGANNDFLGWHKWKLGWLDAAQVHCAASRGTTEYTLTPLALAGGSKLVFVPLDSRTGYALELRTRAGNDEAVCRPGVLIYKVDAEVDTGMGPVTVQDARRDSGGCTRAPNVHAELSDAPFTPGETFRDAANGITIEVAGVGAGAAGAGVEGGYRVRVTRE
- a CDS encoding IclR family transcriptional regulator domain-containing protein — protein: MPAKRTPETPEGSTPPAAEKAPQRVGETTGSTTRRGDRAVGTAVSGAEGGAPAEAVTPLIRGIAVLRELTEAGGTLSLSGLERASGLARSTVDRITATLARMGYVRFDGRDVHLSPRLMELGNAYMSALRLPALLAPHAEALADELDESVSLAVADRDGIRFIHQATRRRAMSLSFRIGDLLPAERTAPGPLFATQWTAADWQRWRERRAADPRDLSFTAVPPRTYEGDAEDDETFEHRTREASTHGWSLDDQLIEPGLVAISVPVRSPGPGGRIASVASVVSHTSRHTARNLRTTLLPKLRSAVRAMERELHAAPPTEPGPPPSDLALWTGASKQQLGREFIESLARGLTILTAFGEGRPELTLTDVSQATGLARATARRALITYEHLGLVAAAGRTFSLTPRVLSLGFPPLSRTSLPEIAQPHLADLTSRIHESTSLAVLSDSGEEIQYTARVSTARVMSVNITVGTRLPAYATALGRVLLADAPEGIRGAEDLPALTAHTISDKQTLAQALASVRTQGYALVDEELEEGLRSIAVPIRDRSGRVVAALNTAMHASRRTPSECVTDLVPELTATAARIQTDLHTAARFTHVPLT